GCTTGCCCGTAGCGATCGCGGTCTCCACCAGCGTCCTGGAGGCCGTGGCGGAGATCGTCCCGGTCTCGCGGTCCTCCACGACGTGGGCGATCGCCTCGGGCGCAAGCTTTCCGGCGATGATGGCCTCTTTCCACTGGATGCACTCGTTCGCGGTCACCTTCGGATTCACCCCGAAGGCGGCGACCGACGCCTCGAAGAAGTCGGCGAGCGCGCGGGAGGAGGAGAGAAGCTCCGCGTCGTAGCGGGGAACCCCGTAGCGGGAGGAGATCCGGGGGATCTTTTCCCCGGGGAGCTCGGGGATCGTTTTCCGCAGCTCCTCGATCCACGCCTCGTCGAGATGGAGGGGGAGAAGGTCGGGGTCGGGGAAGTACCGGTAGTCGTGCGCCTCCTCCTTGCCGCGCATCGAGAGGGTCACGCCGGAGTCGGCGTCCCACAGGCGGGTCTCCTGCACCACCTTGCCGCCGTCCTCGATCCGCTCCACCTGGCGCCGGATCTCGTACTCAAGGGCCTTCTCCACGTTCCGGAAGGAGTTCATGTTTTTGAGCTCCGCCCTGGTCCCGAATCCTGTCTGCCCCTTCGGCCGGACGGAGACGTTCGCGTCGCAGCGGAACGACCCTTCCTCCATGTTCCCGTCGCAGACTTCCAGGTAGACGAGGATGTCCCGCAGGCGGCGCAGGTACGCGCCCCCCTCCTCCGGCGTCCGGATGTCGGGTTCGGAGACGATCTCCATGAGGGGGACCGAGCAGCGGTTGAGATCCGAAAGCGACGTCTGCGCCCCGGAAAAGGCCCCGGCGTGGACGAGCTTGCCCGCATCCTCCTCCAGGTGGATGCGGGTGATCCCGATCCGCCGGGTCGCGCCGTCCCCCCCGATCTCGATATGCCCGGAGACCGCCAGGGGCAGTTCGTACTGCGAGATCTGGTACGCCTTCGGCAGGTCCGGGTAGAAGTAGTTCTTCCGCGCGAAGACGCTTCTTGCCTGCACGAGGCAGGAGGTGGCCAGCGCGGTGCGGATGGCGAACTCCACCGCCTTTCGGTTCAGGACCGGCAGGACGCCCGGCATCCCCGTGCAGACGGGGCAGGTGTTCTCGTTGGGGGGCGCCCCGAACTTCGCCGAGCAGGCGCAGAAGATCTTGCTCCGGGTCGCGAGCTGGGCGTGGACCTCCAGGCCGATGACCGCTTCGAACTCCATCCCCCTATCCTCCCGCAAGCGGCGCCACCCGCGGCAGCGGGATCTCCCGCTCGATCGCGGCGGCCGCGGCGAAGAGCGCCTCCTCGTCGAAATGCCTTCCCAAAAGTTGCGCCCCGATCGGGAGGCCGTCGGACGAGAAGCCGCACGGCACGGAGATCCCCGGGATCCCCGCCAGGTTGCACGGGATCGTGTAGATATCCGAGAGGTACATGGTCAGCGGGTCGTCCACCTTCTCCCCGATGCGGAACGCCGGCGTGGGGGAGGTGGGGGTGAGGATCACGTCGACCCGGGCGAACGCTTCCGAGAAATCCCGCCTCAGGAGCGTGCGCGCCTTCTGCGCCTTCCCGTAGTACGCCTCGTAGTACCCCGCAGACAGCGCGTAGGTCCCGATCATGATCCGCCGCTTGACCTCCGCCCCGAATCCCTCCGCGCGCGTCCGGGACATCATCTCGATCAGCCCCTTCGCTCCGTCCGTCCGGTACCCGTACCGGACCCCGTCGTAGCGCGCGAGGTTGGAGGACGCCTCCGCGGGGGCGATGATGTAGTACGTCGCCAGGGCGAATCCTGTGTGCGGCAGGGAGATCTCGACCGGCACGACGCCCCGGGATACCAACGCCGCGAGCGCCTTCTCCACCGCGGCCCGGACGGCCGGGTCCAGCCCTTCGGCGAAATATTCCTTTGGCAGTCCGACCCGCATCCCCTTCACCCCCCTGCCGGTAGCGGCGAGGTAGTCC
This window of the Candidatus Deferrimicrobiaceae bacterium genome carries:
- the gatB gene encoding Asp-tRNA(Asn)/Glu-tRNA(Gln) amidotransferase subunit GatB — encoded protein: MEFEAVIGLEVHAQLATRSKIFCACSAKFGAPPNENTCPVCTGMPGVLPVLNRKAVEFAIRTALATSCLVQARSVFARKNYFYPDLPKAYQISQYELPLAVSGHIEIGGDGATRRIGITRIHLEEDAGKLVHAGAFSGAQTSLSDLNRCSVPLMEIVSEPDIRTPEEGGAYLRRLRDILVYLEVCDGNMEEGSFRCDANVSVRPKGQTGFGTRAELKNMNSFRNVEKALEYEIRRQVERIEDGGKVVQETRLWDADSGVTLSMRGKEEAHDYRYFPDPDLLPLHLDEAWIEELRKTIPELPGEKIPRISSRYGVPRYDAELLSSSRALADFFEASVAAFGVNPKVTANECIQWKEAIIAGKLAPEAIAHVVEDRETGTISATASRTLVETAIATGKPVRQIRDEKGLTQVSDAGALEAIVDRIIASNPKEVASYRAGKSGLLSFFVGQVMRETRGKANPRVVQELLKARLG